The following are encoded in a window of Corvus moneduloides isolate bCorMon1 chromosome 26, bCorMon1.pri, whole genome shotgun sequence genomic DNA:
- the SLC4A1 gene encoding band 3 anion transport protein isoform X1: MEGPGQESYEEGMRRSLDPEGYEDPGLKSSHLSLGEMSRAGAGIGSPLQAWRARAEEMKPLRQFLPGRRGFYDLDGKRRSAGAPPGHPSRGEGQPVSVTDVDLEATGSRRLLSQQDTHEGYVELHELVLDNAKDLCWMEAGHWLKLEEDFQESGDWSQPHLSFLTYHSLLEIRRALNKGAILLNVEATSLPAIVHILLDQLIYERQMKPQDRDDVMRTLLLRHSHPTEDESVWTMPPALVQRSGTTRADVERPLLREQRPVEMSRMAGREQSGVPKPQLLETIPEGAEATLVLVGCAAFLEQPMLAFVRLKDAVTLDGVLDVSLPVRFLIVVLGPDTPQISYHEIGRAIATMMSERVFRQDAYLAETRQDLVRGVEDFLDASIVLPPTETPNEQLLRALVPLQRELLRRRYQPLERLHIGDFLKDLGPDEAAAAEDDDPLRRTGWPFGGLVRDIRRRYPKYLSDIKDALNPQCLAAVIFIYFAALSPAITFGGLLGEKTKGMMGVSELLISTCVQCVLFSLLSAQPLLVVGFSGPLLVFEEAFYSFCSSNGLEYIVGRVWIGFWLILLVLVVVACEGSFLVRYLSRYTQEIFSFLISLIFIFETFSKLVTIFKDHPLSRQYNLQPDFQPGVPEPNTALLSLVLMAGTFFLAFFLRKFKNSSFLPGKVRRLIGDFGVPISIFIMALADFFIKDTYTQKLSVPKGLQVTNSSARGWFIHPLGKESPFPIWMMFASVIPALLVFILIFLETQITTLIVSKPERKLVKGTGFHLDLLLIVAMGGLAALFGMPWLSATTVRTITHANALTVMSKTSAPGEKSQILEVKEQRISGLLVAVLIGVSILMEPILKFIPLAVLFGIFLYMGVTSLFGIQLFDRILLLLKPPKYHPDEPYVTRVKTWRMHLFTFTQIIFLVVLWVVKSTPASLALPFVLILTVPLRRFLLPKIFRDIELKCLDADDAVVTFEEAEGTDVYDEVQMPS, from the exons ATGGAGGGGCCCGGCCAG GAGTCCTACGAGGAGGGCATGAGGAGGAGCCTGGACCCCGAAGGCTACGAGGACCCCGGCCTAAAGAGCTCTCACCTGTCACTGGGCGAGATGAGCA GGGCCGGCGCTGGCATCGGGTCCCCCCTGCAGGCGTGGAGGGCCAGGGCCGAGGAGATGAAGCCCCTGCG CCAGTTTCTGCCCGGCCGCCGGGGATTTTATGACCTGGACGGGAAGAGGCGCTCGGCCGGGGCCCCCCCGGGACACCCCAGCCGTGGCGAAGGGCAGC CTGTGTCAGTGACCGATGTGGACCTGGAGGCAACGGGGAGCAGGaggctcctgtcccagcaggaCACCCATGAG GGCTATGTGGAGCTGCACGAGCTGGTCCTGGACAATGCAAAGGACTTGTGCTGGATGGAGGCCGGCCACTGGCTCAAGCTGGAGGAGGACTTCCAGGAATCGGGGGACTGGAGCCAGCCCCATCTCTCCTTCCTGACCTACCACAGCCTCCTGGAGATCCGCCGGGCTTTGAACAAAG GTGCCATTCTCCTCAATGTGGAGGCCACCTCGCTGCCGGCCATCGTCCACATCCTCCTCGACCAGCTGATCTACGAGAGGCAGATGAAGCCGCAGGACCGAGACGATGTCATGAGGACGCTGCTCCTGCGCCACAG CCACCCCACCGAGGATGAGTCGGTGTGGACGATGCCGCCGGCGCTGGTGCAGCGCTCGGGCACCACCCGGGCGGACGTGGAGCGGCCGCTTCTGCGGGAGCAGCGGCCTGTGGAGATGAGTAggatggcagggagggagcag AGTGGGGtccccaaaccccagctcctgGAGACAATCCCAGAGGGTGCCGAGGCCACCCTGGTCCTTGTGG GCTGTGCAGCCTTCCTGGAGCAGCCAATGCTGGCCTTTGTGCGCCTGAAGGACGCGGTGACACTGGACGGTGTCCTCGATGTGTCCCTCCCCGTCCGCTTCCTCATCGTGGTCCTGGGGCCCGACACCCCCCAAATCAGCTACCACGAGATCGGCCGTGCCATCGCCACCATGATGTCCGAGAGG GTGTTTCGCCAGGACGCCTACCTGGCCGAGACCCGGCAGGACCTGGTGCGGGGCGTGGAGGATTTCCTGGATGCCAGCATTGTCCTGCCGCCCACCGAGACCCCCAACGAACAGCTGCTCCGCGCCCTGGTCCCGCTGCAGCGGGAGCTGCTCCGACGGCGCTACCAACCCCTCGAGAGGCTGCACATCGGGGACTTCCTAAAAGATCTGG GGCCGGACGAGGCGGCGGCTGCGGAGGACGATGACCCCCTGCGCAGGACGGGGTGGCCTTTTGGGGGACTGGTGCGGGACATCCGCCGCCGGTACCCCAAATATCTCAGCGACATCAAGGACGCCCTCAACCCCCAGTGCCTGGCCGCCGTCATCTTCATCTACTTCGCAGCGCTGTCACCCGCCATCACCTTCGGAGGCTTGCTGG GTGAGAAGACCAAGGGGATGATGGGGGTGTCGGAGCTGCTCATCTCCACCTGTGTGCAGTGCGTGCTCTTCAGCCTCCTCAGCGCCCAGCCCCTCCTTGTTGTCGGCTTCTCGGGACCCCTCCTCGTCTTTGAGGAAGCCTTTTACTCG ttctgcagcagcaaTGGCTTGGAATACATCGTGGGCCGGGTCTGGATCGGCTTCTGGCTGatcctgctggtgctggtggtggtggccTGCGAGGGCAGCTTCCTGGTGCGCTACCTGTCCCGCTACACCCAGGAGATCttctccttcctcatctccctcatcttcatctttgaGACCTTCTCCAAGCTGGTCACG aTTTTCAAGGATCACCCTCTGAGTCGGCAGTACAACCTGCAGCCCGACTTCCAGCCCGGGGTGCCGGAGCCCAACACGGCGCTGCTGTCCCTCGTCCTCATGGCCGGCACCTTCTTCCTGGCCTTCTTCCTCCGCAAGTTCAAGAacagctccttcctgcctggCAAG GTCCGGCGCTTGATCGGGGACTTTGGGGTGCCCATTTCCATCTTCATCATGGCACTGGCCGACTTCTTCATCAAGGACACGTACACCCAG AAACTGAGCGTCCCCAAAGGGCTGCAGGTCACCAACTCGTCTGCCCGGGGCTGGTTTATCCACCCCTTGGGGAAGGAGTCCCCATTCCCCATCTGGATGATGTTCGCCTCCGTGATTCCCGCCCTTCTGGtcttcatcctcatcttccTCGAGACACAGATCACCAC cctcATCGTCAGCAAGCCCGAGAGGAAACTGGTGAAGGGCACCGGCTTCCACCTGGACCTGCTGCTGATCGTGGCCATGGGGGGGCTGGCGGCCCTTTTCGGGATGCCCTGGCTCAGTGCCACCACCGTCCGCACCATCACCCACGCCAATGCCCTCACTGTCATGAGCAAGACTTCTGCTCCGGGCGAGAAATCCCAGATCCTGGAGGTCAAGGAGCAGCGCATCAGTGGCCTGTTGGTGGCCGTGCTCATCG GTGTCTCCATCCTGATGGAGCCCATCCTGAAGTTCATTCCACTGGCCGTGCTCTTCGGCATCTTCCTCTACATGGGGGTCACCTCCCTCTTCGGCATCCAGCTCTTCGACCgcatcctgctcctgctgaagccCCCCAAGTACCACCCCGATGAGCCCTATGTCACCCGG
- the SLC4A1 gene encoding band 3 anion transport protein isoform X3: protein MEGPGQESYEEGMRRSLDPEGYEDPGLKSSHLSLGEMSTVSVTDVDLEATGSRRLLSQQDTHEGYVELHELVLDNAKDLCWMEAGHWLKLEEDFQESGDWSQPHLSFLTYHSLLEIRRALNKGAILLNVEATSLPAIVHILLDQLIYERQMKPQDRDDVMRTLLLRHSHPTEDESVWTMPPALVQRSGTTRADVERPLLREQRPVEMSRMAGREQSGVPKPQLLETIPEGAEATLVLVGCAAFLEQPMLAFVRLKDAVTLDGVLDVSLPVRFLIVVLGPDTPQISYHEIGRAIATMMSERVFRQDAYLAETRQDLVRGVEDFLDASIVLPPTETPNEQLLRALVPLQRELLRRRYQPLERLHIGDFLKDLGPDEAAAAEDDDPLRRTGWPFGGLVRDIRRRYPKYLSDIKDALNPQCLAAVIFIYFAALSPAITFGGLLGEKTKGMMGVSELLISTCVQCVLFSLLSAQPLLVVGFSGPLLVFEEAFYSFCSSNGLEYIVGRVWIGFWLILLVLVVVACEGSFLVRYLSRYTQEIFSFLISLIFIFETFSKLVTIFKDHPLSRQYNLQPDFQPGVPEPNTALLSLVLMAGTFFLAFFLRKFKNSSFLPGKVRRLIGDFGVPISIFIMALADFFIKDTYTQKLSVPKGLQVTNSSARGWFIHPLGKESPFPIWMMFASVIPALLVFILIFLETQITTLIVSKPERKLVKGTGFHLDLLLIVAMGGLAALFGMPWLSATTVRTITHANALTVMSKTSAPGEKSQILEVKEQRISGLLVAVLIGVSILMEPILKFIPLAVLFGIFLYMGVTSLFGIQLFDRILLLLKPPKYHPDEPYVTRVKTWRMHLFTFTQIIFLVVLWVVKSTPASLALPFVLILTVPLRRFLLPKIFRDIELKCLDADDAVVTFEEAEGTDVYDEVQMPS, encoded by the exons ATGGAGGGGCCCGGCCAG GAGTCCTACGAGGAGGGCATGAGGAGGAGCCTGGACCCCGAAGGCTACGAGGACCCCGGCCTAAAGAGCTCTCACCTGTCACTGGGCGAGATGAGCA CTGTGTCAGTGACCGATGTGGACCTGGAGGCAACGGGGAGCAGGaggctcctgtcccagcaggaCACCCATGAG GGCTATGTGGAGCTGCACGAGCTGGTCCTGGACAATGCAAAGGACTTGTGCTGGATGGAGGCCGGCCACTGGCTCAAGCTGGAGGAGGACTTCCAGGAATCGGGGGACTGGAGCCAGCCCCATCTCTCCTTCCTGACCTACCACAGCCTCCTGGAGATCCGCCGGGCTTTGAACAAAG GTGCCATTCTCCTCAATGTGGAGGCCACCTCGCTGCCGGCCATCGTCCACATCCTCCTCGACCAGCTGATCTACGAGAGGCAGATGAAGCCGCAGGACCGAGACGATGTCATGAGGACGCTGCTCCTGCGCCACAG CCACCCCACCGAGGATGAGTCGGTGTGGACGATGCCGCCGGCGCTGGTGCAGCGCTCGGGCACCACCCGGGCGGACGTGGAGCGGCCGCTTCTGCGGGAGCAGCGGCCTGTGGAGATGAGTAggatggcagggagggagcag AGTGGGGtccccaaaccccagctcctgGAGACAATCCCAGAGGGTGCCGAGGCCACCCTGGTCCTTGTGG GCTGTGCAGCCTTCCTGGAGCAGCCAATGCTGGCCTTTGTGCGCCTGAAGGACGCGGTGACACTGGACGGTGTCCTCGATGTGTCCCTCCCCGTCCGCTTCCTCATCGTGGTCCTGGGGCCCGACACCCCCCAAATCAGCTACCACGAGATCGGCCGTGCCATCGCCACCATGATGTCCGAGAGG GTGTTTCGCCAGGACGCCTACCTGGCCGAGACCCGGCAGGACCTGGTGCGGGGCGTGGAGGATTTCCTGGATGCCAGCATTGTCCTGCCGCCCACCGAGACCCCCAACGAACAGCTGCTCCGCGCCCTGGTCCCGCTGCAGCGGGAGCTGCTCCGACGGCGCTACCAACCCCTCGAGAGGCTGCACATCGGGGACTTCCTAAAAGATCTGG GGCCGGACGAGGCGGCGGCTGCGGAGGACGATGACCCCCTGCGCAGGACGGGGTGGCCTTTTGGGGGACTGGTGCGGGACATCCGCCGCCGGTACCCCAAATATCTCAGCGACATCAAGGACGCCCTCAACCCCCAGTGCCTGGCCGCCGTCATCTTCATCTACTTCGCAGCGCTGTCACCCGCCATCACCTTCGGAGGCTTGCTGG GTGAGAAGACCAAGGGGATGATGGGGGTGTCGGAGCTGCTCATCTCCACCTGTGTGCAGTGCGTGCTCTTCAGCCTCCTCAGCGCCCAGCCCCTCCTTGTTGTCGGCTTCTCGGGACCCCTCCTCGTCTTTGAGGAAGCCTTTTACTCG ttctgcagcagcaaTGGCTTGGAATACATCGTGGGCCGGGTCTGGATCGGCTTCTGGCTGatcctgctggtgctggtggtggtggccTGCGAGGGCAGCTTCCTGGTGCGCTACCTGTCCCGCTACACCCAGGAGATCttctccttcctcatctccctcatcttcatctttgaGACCTTCTCCAAGCTGGTCACG aTTTTCAAGGATCACCCTCTGAGTCGGCAGTACAACCTGCAGCCCGACTTCCAGCCCGGGGTGCCGGAGCCCAACACGGCGCTGCTGTCCCTCGTCCTCATGGCCGGCACCTTCTTCCTGGCCTTCTTCCTCCGCAAGTTCAAGAacagctccttcctgcctggCAAG GTCCGGCGCTTGATCGGGGACTTTGGGGTGCCCATTTCCATCTTCATCATGGCACTGGCCGACTTCTTCATCAAGGACACGTACACCCAG AAACTGAGCGTCCCCAAAGGGCTGCAGGTCACCAACTCGTCTGCCCGGGGCTGGTTTATCCACCCCTTGGGGAAGGAGTCCCCATTCCCCATCTGGATGATGTTCGCCTCCGTGATTCCCGCCCTTCTGGtcttcatcctcatcttccTCGAGACACAGATCACCAC cctcATCGTCAGCAAGCCCGAGAGGAAACTGGTGAAGGGCACCGGCTTCCACCTGGACCTGCTGCTGATCGTGGCCATGGGGGGGCTGGCGGCCCTTTTCGGGATGCCCTGGCTCAGTGCCACCACCGTCCGCACCATCACCCACGCCAATGCCCTCACTGTCATGAGCAAGACTTCTGCTCCGGGCGAGAAATCCCAGATCCTGGAGGTCAAGGAGCAGCGCATCAGTGGCCTGTTGGTGGCCGTGCTCATCG GTGTCTCCATCCTGATGGAGCCCATCCTGAAGTTCATTCCACTGGCCGTGCTCTTCGGCATCTTCCTCTACATGGGGGTCACCTCCCTCTTCGGCATCCAGCTCTTCGACCgcatcctgctcctgctgaagccCCCCAAGTACCACCCCGATGAGCCCTATGTCACCCGG
- the SLC4A1 gene encoding band 3 anion transport protein isoform X2 has product MRRSLDPEGYEDPGLKSSHLSLGEMSRAGAGIGSPLQAWRARAEEMKPLRQFLPGRRGFYDLDGKRRSAGAPPGHPSRGEGQPVSVTDVDLEATGSRRLLSQQDTHEGYVELHELVLDNAKDLCWMEAGHWLKLEEDFQESGDWSQPHLSFLTYHSLLEIRRALNKGAILLNVEATSLPAIVHILLDQLIYERQMKPQDRDDVMRTLLLRHSHPTEDESVWTMPPALVQRSGTTRADVERPLLREQRPVEMSRMAGREQSGVPKPQLLETIPEGAEATLVLVGCAAFLEQPMLAFVRLKDAVTLDGVLDVSLPVRFLIVVLGPDTPQISYHEIGRAIATMMSERVFRQDAYLAETRQDLVRGVEDFLDASIVLPPTETPNEQLLRALVPLQRELLRRRYQPLERLHIGDFLKDLGPDEAAAAEDDDPLRRTGWPFGGLVRDIRRRYPKYLSDIKDALNPQCLAAVIFIYFAALSPAITFGGLLGEKTKGMMGVSELLISTCVQCVLFSLLSAQPLLVVGFSGPLLVFEEAFYSFCSSNGLEYIVGRVWIGFWLILLVLVVVACEGSFLVRYLSRYTQEIFSFLISLIFIFETFSKLVTIFKDHPLSRQYNLQPDFQPGVPEPNTALLSLVLMAGTFFLAFFLRKFKNSSFLPGKVRRLIGDFGVPISIFIMALADFFIKDTYTQKLSVPKGLQVTNSSARGWFIHPLGKESPFPIWMMFASVIPALLVFILIFLETQITTLIVSKPERKLVKGTGFHLDLLLIVAMGGLAALFGMPWLSATTVRTITHANALTVMSKTSAPGEKSQILEVKEQRISGLLVAVLIGVSILMEPILKFIPLAVLFGIFLYMGVTSLFGIQLFDRILLLLKPPKYHPDEPYVTRVKTWRMHLFTFTQIIFLVVLWVVKSTPASLALPFVLILTVPLRRFLLPKIFRDIELKCLDADDAVVTFEEAEGTDVYDEVQMPS; this is encoded by the exons ATGAGGAGGAGCCTGGACCCCGAAGGCTACGAGGACCCCGGCCTAAAGAGCTCTCACCTGTCACTGGGCGAGATGAGCA GGGCCGGCGCTGGCATCGGGTCCCCCCTGCAGGCGTGGAGGGCCAGGGCCGAGGAGATGAAGCCCCTGCG CCAGTTTCTGCCCGGCCGCCGGGGATTTTATGACCTGGACGGGAAGAGGCGCTCGGCCGGGGCCCCCCCGGGACACCCCAGCCGTGGCGAAGGGCAGC CTGTGTCAGTGACCGATGTGGACCTGGAGGCAACGGGGAGCAGGaggctcctgtcccagcaggaCACCCATGAG GGCTATGTGGAGCTGCACGAGCTGGTCCTGGACAATGCAAAGGACTTGTGCTGGATGGAGGCCGGCCACTGGCTCAAGCTGGAGGAGGACTTCCAGGAATCGGGGGACTGGAGCCAGCCCCATCTCTCCTTCCTGACCTACCACAGCCTCCTGGAGATCCGCCGGGCTTTGAACAAAG GTGCCATTCTCCTCAATGTGGAGGCCACCTCGCTGCCGGCCATCGTCCACATCCTCCTCGACCAGCTGATCTACGAGAGGCAGATGAAGCCGCAGGACCGAGACGATGTCATGAGGACGCTGCTCCTGCGCCACAG CCACCCCACCGAGGATGAGTCGGTGTGGACGATGCCGCCGGCGCTGGTGCAGCGCTCGGGCACCACCCGGGCGGACGTGGAGCGGCCGCTTCTGCGGGAGCAGCGGCCTGTGGAGATGAGTAggatggcagggagggagcag AGTGGGGtccccaaaccccagctcctgGAGACAATCCCAGAGGGTGCCGAGGCCACCCTGGTCCTTGTGG GCTGTGCAGCCTTCCTGGAGCAGCCAATGCTGGCCTTTGTGCGCCTGAAGGACGCGGTGACACTGGACGGTGTCCTCGATGTGTCCCTCCCCGTCCGCTTCCTCATCGTGGTCCTGGGGCCCGACACCCCCCAAATCAGCTACCACGAGATCGGCCGTGCCATCGCCACCATGATGTCCGAGAGG GTGTTTCGCCAGGACGCCTACCTGGCCGAGACCCGGCAGGACCTGGTGCGGGGCGTGGAGGATTTCCTGGATGCCAGCATTGTCCTGCCGCCCACCGAGACCCCCAACGAACAGCTGCTCCGCGCCCTGGTCCCGCTGCAGCGGGAGCTGCTCCGACGGCGCTACCAACCCCTCGAGAGGCTGCACATCGGGGACTTCCTAAAAGATCTGG GGCCGGACGAGGCGGCGGCTGCGGAGGACGATGACCCCCTGCGCAGGACGGGGTGGCCTTTTGGGGGACTGGTGCGGGACATCCGCCGCCGGTACCCCAAATATCTCAGCGACATCAAGGACGCCCTCAACCCCCAGTGCCTGGCCGCCGTCATCTTCATCTACTTCGCAGCGCTGTCACCCGCCATCACCTTCGGAGGCTTGCTGG GTGAGAAGACCAAGGGGATGATGGGGGTGTCGGAGCTGCTCATCTCCACCTGTGTGCAGTGCGTGCTCTTCAGCCTCCTCAGCGCCCAGCCCCTCCTTGTTGTCGGCTTCTCGGGACCCCTCCTCGTCTTTGAGGAAGCCTTTTACTCG ttctgcagcagcaaTGGCTTGGAATACATCGTGGGCCGGGTCTGGATCGGCTTCTGGCTGatcctgctggtgctggtggtggtggccTGCGAGGGCAGCTTCCTGGTGCGCTACCTGTCCCGCTACACCCAGGAGATCttctccttcctcatctccctcatcttcatctttgaGACCTTCTCCAAGCTGGTCACG aTTTTCAAGGATCACCCTCTGAGTCGGCAGTACAACCTGCAGCCCGACTTCCAGCCCGGGGTGCCGGAGCCCAACACGGCGCTGCTGTCCCTCGTCCTCATGGCCGGCACCTTCTTCCTGGCCTTCTTCCTCCGCAAGTTCAAGAacagctccttcctgcctggCAAG GTCCGGCGCTTGATCGGGGACTTTGGGGTGCCCATTTCCATCTTCATCATGGCACTGGCCGACTTCTTCATCAAGGACACGTACACCCAG AAACTGAGCGTCCCCAAAGGGCTGCAGGTCACCAACTCGTCTGCCCGGGGCTGGTTTATCCACCCCTTGGGGAAGGAGTCCCCATTCCCCATCTGGATGATGTTCGCCTCCGTGATTCCCGCCCTTCTGGtcttcatcctcatcttccTCGAGACACAGATCACCAC cctcATCGTCAGCAAGCCCGAGAGGAAACTGGTGAAGGGCACCGGCTTCCACCTGGACCTGCTGCTGATCGTGGCCATGGGGGGGCTGGCGGCCCTTTTCGGGATGCCCTGGCTCAGTGCCACCACCGTCCGCACCATCACCCACGCCAATGCCCTCACTGTCATGAGCAAGACTTCTGCTCCGGGCGAGAAATCCCAGATCCTGGAGGTCAAGGAGCAGCGCATCAGTGGCCTGTTGGTGGCCGTGCTCATCG GTGTCTCCATCCTGATGGAGCCCATCCTGAAGTTCATTCCACTGGCCGTGCTCTTCGGCATCTTCCTCTACATGGGGGTCACCTCCCTCTTCGGCATCCAGCTCTTCGACCgcatcctgctcctgctgaagccCCCCAAGTACCACCCCGATGAGCCCTATGTCACCCGG